The window TGGATTTGATATTCAAACTACCGTGACAAGAGAAAATAAACTTATCACAATTTTATTAGTTTTTCTGTATAGCGGTCGCAACATATAACTCATGCTTAATGATGATTCAAATCTACAGTGTCACGTAATCACGTTGTTCGTATTCTaagcattttgaaaaaagaaaagtcaaaaaatattttatgcagATAATAGTAATTAGTTTcttttcgattatttattatcatgtttttcaagtattttcacttttatttcatatcgtcgatgtttttttttttctttttctttttctctaacgTTGCAGGCCGTAGCCTCGTGACACGTATTTCGAGGGGTAATATGTCTCAACATCACCCTAATTTTTCTTGGCATTGAAGAATGTACACACCTCGCAATTATTGAATCAGATGTCTGCAGAAATGTATCGTATATACGAACGAATTCGTATTTAATTCCTGAATAGATGGAGAAGGAGATAAACtatctcttttcctctttccaTATCTCTCATTTCACAGGATTAATACAACATCCCTAAATAACTATATTGTGAGGATAATTGGTTAGATTATTTACTACCGGGTGAGCTCCTTCCTCAAAACGCCTTAACACACCATCAGTTACTATAACGATAATTCGAAAGAAAAGCTAGAGgtaaagtaaatttatttattattgcatATTCTGCGTAAGGAATGTCTATAAACGATAGTTAGTAAATATAGCACTATAGAAGCGTGGctcaattttattcttcgGCCACAAGTTATCATTAATCTCACATGACGAATGGCGTGGGCAACCTTACTacttattatttaaaaaatttaccgcgCTTTGTCAATTGAAGATCCTTGAATCTTTGAAACAAATTCTTACACACACTCACGGGTCATAAGTAAATATGCCCATCGAGTCAGAGGTAAGTTAACAAATGCAAATGCAACTGAACTTCTCAatcgtatttattttaataaaaatgtagTTAATTTGCACCCTAGATACGTGCTTACTTTGCTTGTTGTCTATCAATCCTCATAAAAAGTATTTACCAAAGACAAACttaaaacgatttttcacaaaattaaaTCATCGGACGTcagttaattattatatgtaaacgatttttttgtattctttttttaaataattctcCCGAGATCAAATAGATTCGGAAATTTTGTTGTTCTACCGAATCAGAAATTCATCTCATCtcgttaaatttgaatttgaatttgattttaagAGAATAAAGTCTGCAATAAAATATGGCCGTTTCACTGTCTGCGTCTAacaaatgattgaaaatcatttaCATATTGATATTGACACGGAGTTTAGTGCTTCCTACTTTTGTTAAACTTCAGAAGATTATAATTCAGCGGAAGTTCGATATCTTGCTGTTTTCGATTCTGCCGTTCAGAGTCTAGACGACTTTTGCGTCTCGTCCCTAGCAAAGGAAACTggatcgaaaaaaatcgaatgattCGGTGCGTAGCATAATAATACACATATTTTGTATTACCCATGCTTATCCTTAAATtggtttgaataaaaaaagtcTTTAAGACTTGTAGagtaaattcaaacaaaataattttaatttatcgaAAACTTTGAATCAAAACCATAAGGTCATTAAAATTTGTGGCGCTCAATCAGGAACTTCATTTACACCGCCTCATTGCGAGATATAAGATATCGAGTTTCCACTGTATACgcaatttatcaaaaacagATACTTTCAGTTTTCATATACGAGAGAAGCGATTCCACAGCAATACCCAACAGTAAGAATAATTAGTATaacattataaaaatttagtCACCATTCAATCAAACACACACTTGTCAAAGCTCGGGAATAAGGaggtgaaatttaaaaaattgagtaGTCCGACTGTAAAGCATATAAAGATAAAACGACATTTGCATTTTgattacttatttttcggaGAATTTACGAACTTCACGACTCAAGGAAACAAATGCACCAACTTTCGAACCCTACATGTACCCTTTAAAAACACGTATAAGATATAACAATCATAGTAAATTGATAATGAAACTCATAAAATTCGATAAATCTATGGCTGCGAACTAGAAATGATCTGAACCAAATATCATTGACTCAAATGAAGTGAATAAATACGATTGAGAAAATGTTTACATGTACACTGAatctgttaatttttttggcaATGATAaggtggtaaatttttttttttggtttttgtgaCATCTTTTAattcactgttttttttttacctctgtATGTTTTATACTTGAATATGATAGTAATACCTTAATATTCCAGTCTTCAGCAACCGCTATTACTGATTCAAACTCACCGGAATATCACAGAAAGTTCCCCTACGCCGGTACTTCCACGGATTTAATTCAGAGTAATTATATAGATTCTTTGGTTTTCTGTAATGTACATGTGTAAATTTTATATCtgtgtgtatgtatttaatatttatattgtattgcgctccgataaaaaaattaacttccCTTCTGCGGACATCGATTcagtaattaataaatattaacaatatcgataataataacggtaataataaaaataataataataaatattacagaATTAAAACAATAATATAACCACATTGAGAAATGTATActaattataacaaaaaacgTAATATTACTACAAATtgacgtatataatataattgtatatcaTTAGTTCATGAATCATCAACATTTCAATTCTCTTAGTTCCCCTGTACGACTCGAAAGAGCAGGGCTGCGTTCATACCGAGGATAAGAATTAGTCGCAATCGATAAATCAAGTCAAGTTTGAACTTGAACTTTACGAGTAGTTACATTTTACATTTCGGTTCGATTACGGTTCATTTTTTCGTGAGGTAACGCTTACAAAGCTGAGCTGTTAGCTGTCTTGGTAATTCACAAATACAGCTCATGCGCTATTTACCCACAGCTTTTTATTCAGCTAGCCGTTATACGCCCGTCAAGCCAGAAATAATGGGAAATGCTGTCTTTGAATAAGAATTTGCCAGAATTACGAATTGATGCAACGTTGGTTTCATAGATTAATCATTTCAACGAATGACACTATTTCTTTTAACGTGTGCTTCGAAATCAAACACAAGACGGTTCCTATCCATGTTAATGCGGTTTCGAATAAATTAGGTTCATCAAATATAATGTTTGACATTTGGAATTTTAGAGAATACAGAAAGCAATTCAAATCTTTTAGGCAGCTGGATTGGAAAGATACCGCATTGAATTATATTGAACACCGTCTTTttgattcgtttcaatttactGGGTGGGCCAATTAGAAACAGAAGCTACGTCACTCTGGTACTAGAAGGAGCAAAAGAAGAAGCGAAGGCCACAGCTACGAACATTTCAAGTTGTTCACAAGAATTTAGCACGAAAAAATGCACCGCGTGCACCGGGCTTAATGTAAGTATCCGTGCAacaataagaaattaaaatacaaccgacaattttattgatttaagAAACGATCAGTAATAAGATCTCGAAATTATGGATCTGTCATGTAGTAGTTCAATTTCAGAGCAactagaaaaagaaaaaaattaccatctTTTAacttcaaattgatttttcaagagtagagttttttttaaatgtaagTATTTCTGCTGTATTAGGGTTTGCTGAATTGATAATTTTGTAGTTTGTATTACAGATTATTGCTAACATCAATCGAACAGAATCGAACGTATCTAAATTTCCAAATAATCAAGCTCGAAGAAAAACTGAAGTTGTCACTAGCACTGAGTTCTGGTGATAAGTTTTTCAGGTATGAATATGTTTTGACAAGTTAATTTCAaactaattattatattgatctaaattctattttttatagCAACTCAGTTTGCCGTTGATGACTTGAGTTTCCAATTGAAAGTTGTAGGTACTGCAAGAACCGAACGTGCAGCGCAgtttatacaaataaaaactATATCCACGTCGtggatatataatataataattaatttatagcCGGGTATAATATTTTCCGTAATTCAGTTAGCAGGAATCCAACAGTACGAACGCAACGGCTTCCAACGAGCTTCACTCTGAATCTTATTATCACAGTCAATCTCCTACACATCGAGCTTCCGtattttcgatttcaaaatacaaattcTCAATCATCCCATGTCCGTTTTTTATACAGAGAGCGGACACGGTTCAACTGTCGAACTTTAAGTGCAATATAAATTGaagatttattcaaatcattcGTCCAAAATTCAACGTCACTAATTATGGCAAGCTATCCGTCTCTAACCTGTCAGTTCCAAACTTGAGAAACATAAAATTGTTAAGAAACCCTATGAATTTCAAGAGCTCAAAATCCGACAATTTGTCCGTATAATATAAACTATTCATTAAAcctataaaaacaaaatttacacaaTATCCCTTAAATCTTACAACATCATCATGAATTGGTGTTGACATAGACAGATGAATATATCTATGTAACAGTGCCCGACTAGCTGCGAATACCGGTTACACGGTAAATTCGCAAAATGggtgtacatacctatattatgTACGCGTGTACGTCGTGTACTTACGTTATACGTACTATAAGTTTTCACACGATCCGTAATTTATGTTCATTTCTTGCCTTTATTTATCtactgtttttatttaattttcttcactcttccgtttttctttttttgtacattttttaaaaatttattaattttttatttttttaatttttcttttttttattcgtattttgttttttatttgcgGCTGAGGGAGGTACCGACCTGACTAGTTCAACATTAACAAGCTCTCTCGCTCGCTATTCCTGAAATATTTACTAAGATACGTGACAATCTCATTGACAGggagaatttttcgaataaaattattggaaaGAAGCTGGCATCGAATAGCCGGCGAGATACGACGGTCTTACACTCAAATTTCGTGCACGCGTAACCCTACGTTTGTGTAATCGTGTCGCACGTTATCGTGGATGATACGACTCTCGGGGCTTACGTCGGGTTATTTGAATACCATGCTCCCGTTTCTAATCTCCGCTAGTTAACGACACTACCATCAATCGCTACTTCCTATCTACGAGTCTGCGTCTCTACCTCTCGCCCCTACAACTCCgtctatttcattttatctcaCTCGTCGTCAGTGTTCTCTCTATGACTCTAAATCTTTAATGGGTTGATAGCATACGCGCGTCTTTACGAACGCTTGCTTGACTCGACTCGTCCTGCCTATAATATAACTTTAAACTGTGGAAGTCTACAGCGACGCGTTTCGACGGCCTGAATCTCTCGTTCGCTGCAGCTTTATACTCGTACCGCAGGCTGGTGTTGCACCATTGCAGACGTATGCTGCATATTTAATATACATGCACGTTGATGCTGATGTTTTACGTACTGGCGCTAGCCAATGCGTCGTAACGGTTCATTCGGGAGCGAGGCGAGGGGAGCGCGTATTATTTGGTAAAGTTGCGTTACGTGGTATCCTCGGGGGCTAACTCGGAGCGTCCTCAGGGTCGATGACGCCGCCGGAAATTGGTCCAGCGTCGGTTTCTTCGGTCATTGACACGAACTGTTGAGAGAGTGTTTGCAGACTCTGTCGTACCTGGAACACCCGTATAATTCATACATTATTTGAAGGTTTACGATTTGCTTCATTCCGGTTTATCTAACGATAAGACTGAGTTTATATTTGATACCAAGATGTCGAGAAATTATCGGATGGGAATTACGGGAACCGTCAATATTTCTTAATCTATCGTTTCCGCAGTTTTCCTAGGTAGCGTAAAATCATATTTGACTGATATCAGGCCCAAAGACGACTTTCTGTGCTACCTGAGTTTCTATTTTTACCATCCTATTACGGTCTCATTCAAGCAATGCtgtattgagaaaattttcatttgttatagtaactagaaaaattcagttgaGCAGGTATCGTTGAATCAACTGTtggaatattgttggaattacgaaaaacgaggtacgcctaaccattttgcgctatcgtcgatcctgttttggtaattgcaacgcaaaatcagtttatgaggtttactctacttttttagttaaacaaggcttcaacgtcaatttattgttgcacaagcaccaaattttcgcaacggttacaaGAAAAGATAGTAACAGTggtgataataaaaaagaatagtaacagatactagactttccggtaacagctacaaaagtaattttcattttgtacctagaactatatttttcaattgtggtacaaaatgaaattagttaaggactgagcggtaaccggaactaaaaatttctctcatcgtgtctcagtttttttaactgaccttatatttattcataataCAGATTTTTGTGTAAATGTTGGTATTAAATGTAATTCCCTTCTCACTTGTCAAACGTTTGTGGGATAAAATACCGAGAAGAAACGCTGAAAATTAACACGTTGAATGACTGATTAAGCATGCGTAGAATAGTTGAACTCGAAGCCGACTTActcgaaattgaattgaaattatgttttttcaatgggaaaaataaaacaccaTCGTGAAGCGATCGTAGTTGCAAGTGtttgaatcatttttgatcGAGTAAGAAAGTAAATTTGACTGAAATATTGTGcagctaaaaaaattttgtacatcgtttgtttcttctgtctttgtttacttttaaattttccaattccGTGACGAATATGGATGAGCAGAAGTTACGACCAAAAGAATAATCCATATAATTTCAACCACTCAAAACACTGTGTAAGTTAGCGGGCCAAAAGTTTTGTATTTCATATCCCAGCCTtgtgtatgtatttttttcaatcgaaggGGTCCAAAGTACAGTTCACCAGACtttttactttaaatttttcgactGTTCACTTGTCGTGGAATTTACTTAAGAAACccaaatttttacattcagAACCTTTCGATCAGATTATTGGCTTCTGATGTACAGTCGTTacacgaaataaaattctccaTAAAACATAAATTCAAAAGCTAACTTCTTCGGCATGGACGTTCAGAAAAATTAGGAATAAATCACGGAAAATTAGTGTTATCTCGATTGATAAACatacaagtaaaaaattaaataaatcgttAACAAATAATCGGTCTCCGGAATAGTAGAATTGAGCAGGAACATTCCATACAAATTGCTATACAGGGTCATTTATTCGTTGCTGAATGCGAGACCCGgatgagagaaagaaagagaaagagagagagagagagagagagagagagagagagagagagagagagagagagagagagagagagagagagagagagagccgcTTATGCAAGTGGAAGGTAGAACGGCTGCGAGTCAAACTCAGTGTTCAACAACGAATAAATGACcctgtatattatacaagagtataattataaattgtgttgattaattaataGTTCGGTACTAGAGCATaattttgattgaataaaataccTAATACGTATCTACACGTTAAACTGATGATCAAATGAAACACATTAGATAAATGATCTTTCGTTTCGGGTACTGCGTTCACGTTTTATAAGTTCCTAATATTTTCGGCCTCTTTGGAAACTTAATTACATCTACGCCCCACCTGCCCCTCCccaaaaatagagaaatagcAAATTCGGCACTCCTGGGTTTCAGTGGAAATCATTACTTAATAATGCCAAATAGTTCGATAATTCTTTAGTGGCAGGGTAATCAGTTTTTGGGAAGAATGGTCACTTGaaagaattcaattttgaatttcaattttcgatcaaTACAGGAAGTCACGTTATTCACCGTACAAAATCACCTATTACAAAAGTGATAGAATTTGTAACTCAACGAGGTCGGATCTGTTCGAACTTTTTTACTCGTTGATCGAAGCAATCAAAGAATTATTTCACTAAAActcgaaagttgaaaattgaatcattCTTAGTAGTTTATCATTAAATGGCAACAAGTTTTTATGGAATAAGTGTAGCGTCATTAGACCGATTTTAAGTTGTTCACAATTAATCATTCAAgcaaatcaaattttgcaatttctacTTTGTTTCTTCTGCTTAGAATTAATTAGCCAACACACCTTGACGATTTGGTCGAGATTGGAATTGAGATACTGCAGGAGGCGATCCTGAGTGAAGCGTTCCGGTGAGGCCAACGGATGGTTCAGGTACGCCGCATGAAGACGATCAATTCGCATCATCATTAGCGCGGCAGATACGTACAAAATGGCCAGCAGGGCAACAAGAACTGCGATTATGGTACCAGGCCTGAAGCCACCCCAAAGGCCAGATGATTGTGCAACAGGCTTCGCAGTCAAAGGAGTTTTTACCGGTGCCGGTGACTCTATCCTgtgtgatgaaaattaaattctctgTTAACAAGTACATGAAACcttacttattgttagcgaCTAAAATAAGCGGACTCGTGATGACAATGAAGGAGAGACGAAAACGTATATCGGATAGAGGTGAAAAGTATTGTTCGTTTACGACATTTCGGTCGGGTCCGGTCGGCAAATTTCAGGTAATTCATCCTATCCAAGGCGTTGGGTTCAAGTTGTTCTCTGGTAATGAAATATCGTGACGATGGCCCGCCATGTTCGACAAAAATATCGCAAATAAAAAACACTGTACGGACTTCCGCACCGACTAATGTTTTCTTCTGATTGTAAACCAGTAAAGAGAATGGATCAATCATGGTAGTATGTAGCCAGAGCACCTTTTGTCACGAAGTGGTGTATAGCAATCTTTTAACGTAGCAAATCGTTACGGAGTAACGTTAAACATTGTAAATACGGTGATGTTGGTGCTACAATCCAAACCATCCAGTGCTATCGCTATGATCTAAGATCGCGGAATCTGAAATACTTGTCAGTTAAGAATTCGCATGTGGAAAAGGAGAAACGAAAACAGGCCTAtgtggaaaatgaaatgaaaataaaatcgttatCCTTGAAAAAGAAGTTATTGGTCGACAAGAATAGAGTTACCTCGTCGTGGTGGCAACTGGTCTTGGAATGCTAGCTGAGAATCCATCGGTGTCCGTACAAGCGGTAGGCGGTCTAGATGTACGGTCAGTCCCACTCTCGGACATGCTGGAGTCGTCCTCCTCCAAATTGGCCTCGGAATCGTCGACCAAAAGGGTTTCCGGAGAAAGAAGTTTTCGCTCAACCGGTAGCGGGATGTCGGCGGCGGGTTTCGGTTCTTTTGCGGCGTCCCAGACTTGTTTCATCAGTTTGAAGGTCGAGTCCCTCGAGAGTAGGGAACAGAAGACATGTCTGTCCTCCTCTGTGGCAATCGCAACCGCGTTCGGAATGATTCTTGCCGTCTTCTCTTTGCTGATCCTTAAAACCGACGCCGTGGGTATCAGTATTTTAGTCACGTAGCCGAAGACGTTGCTATAGAAGCCGAAGTAGTTTGGTGTGATGTAGAGATGTCCTTGTAAAAGGATGTCGGCTACTAGCGCACAGCTGTAGTAGTTCAGAACACGTTCCTCGGCGGGTACCTGAAGTATTTAGTCACATCAAACTCTGCGTGCTGATTTTCTACAAGCGCAAAGAAATTCTAGCAAATGACGAATCcttttgataattaattaatagaAAACTGGTACATATTTTTCGTCCTGTCGCTTGTCCGTGTGTCATCTCTATTGTAGGATTCGGAATCTGTGCGGATTGTGGCTAATCCCTGCAccttattttataaatattgtgaTTTAAAAAGGAATCGTTTCGCTGGGTCCCTGCATTTTAATCTCCTCGGGTAGGGACTTTTGCTATAGGCACCTTCTGGTCTTTCGGTGGAACTACTCACTCGATGTTACGATTCTAATAACTGTTGACTTCGACAGTAGTTGCGGAATAACAGGGACAATAAAGCGATCGATACTGTTTTGTTCGTCCGAAAGAGTAAAACTAAAAGACTGCACTTACAGTGTAgtaaaaatgtattaaaatgtACAAgtgagaaattttgaaatcacttTGCGAgtatgaaacaaaatttgttcATTATGTAAATTGaagtacaaatttattttctactttgAAGAAAACTGCATTTTGAACTGAAATCCATACCTTAGACGGCAAACTAAGATCCTCAAATAAATAGGAAAGAATTGCAGGAATTTTAAAGTAATTAGAGTATGA is drawn from Neodiprion fabricii isolate iyNeoFabr1 chromosome 3, iyNeoFabr1.1, whole genome shotgun sequence and contains these coding sequences:
- the LOC124177131 gene encoding GRAM domain-containing protein 2A-like isoform X1, whose amino-acid sequence is MVTPSDSIEGSPVGLRRVHSFRLLSSSEDKEGDVGSQLRRGGSLRIQRTTNYAGSSTLTVSTDPDQNNGRPARPTRHSAPSTAAPAPEFLARSLLQLGCPIVSIPQPRGGVGSEHLPSSDSDDSLSTHSHHVYSHGQVEGLGLPKVHVSGPSNSLDPASSLNGSAGSVGARSAPSTPLQSVVLQAGQPISGAQITVSGSNQQLPPPRSPSHTALKCSESQLSKPLSRSTPSMAASVQTVATRSSTRSSSTSTSSARQKKFHRHFSQVPAEERVLNYYSCALVADILLQGHLYITPNYFGFYSNVFGYVTKILIPTASVLRISKEKTARIIPNAVAIATEEDRHVFCSLLSRDSTFKLMKQVWDAAKEPKPAADIPLPVERKLLSPETLLVDDSEANLEEDDSSMSESGTDRTSRPPTACTDTDGFSASIPRPVATTTRIESPAPVKTPLTAKPVAQSSGLWGGFRPGTIIAVLVALLAILYVSAALMMMRIDRLHAAYLNHPLASPERFTQDRLLQYLNSNLDQIVKVRQSLQTLSQQFVSMTEETDAGPISGGVIDPEDAPS
- the LOC124177131 gene encoding GRAM domain-containing protein 2A-like isoform X2, whose product is MSTNWRSDIPLGKDPFRRPRGGVGSEHLPSSDSDDSLSTHSHHVYSHGQVEGLGLPKVHVSGPSNSLDPASSLNGSAGSVGARSAPSTPLQSVVLQAGQPISGAQITVSGSNQQLPPPRSPSHTALKCSESQLSKPLSRSTPSMAASVQTVATRSSTRSSSTSTSSARQKKFHRHFSQVPAEERVLNYYSCALVADILLQGHLYITPNYFGFYSNVFGYVTKILIPTASVLRISKEKTARIIPNAVAIATEEDRHVFCSLLSRDSTFKLMKQVWDAAKEPKPAADIPLPVERKLLSPETLLVDDSEANLEEDDSSMSESGTDRTSRPPTACTDTDGFSASIPRPVATTTRIESPAPVKTPLTAKPVAQSSGLWGGFRPGTIIAVLVALLAILYVSAALMMMRIDRLHAAYLNHPLASPERFTQDRLLQYLNSNLDQIVKVRQSLQTLSQQFVSMTEETDAGPISGGVIDPEDAPS